One window from the genome of Glycine soja cultivar W05 chromosome 12, ASM419377v2, whole genome shotgun sequence encodes:
- the LOC114378316 gene encoding alpha carbonic anhydrase 7-like — MERAMAIQLFAYSFFIVIVLLFPPAMCAEFNYDLSSPNGPLNWGNNPQWQLCKNGKNQSPINLQKLSADVEFISGIQRNYQPANATLISSEHDIMVNWTENAGHITINGTQYQLAQGHWHSPSEHRINGIRYDLELHMVHISSAGRLAVTGVLYKFGRPDDEFISKIEDDLQLMAENQTRTRALGIVDPEDVAGITGQKYFRYNGSLTVPPCSEDVLWTVFIKEGRTASREQIKLLRAAVNGAGDETFENARPIQPRNGRPVKLYKDREGN, encoded by the exons ATGGAACGTGCCATGGCTATCCAACTCTTTGCTTACAGTTTTTTCATAGTGATTGTTTTGCTCTTTCCGCCGGCAATGTGTg CGGAGTttaattatgacctttcaagcCCTAATGGGCCACTTAACTGGGGAAATAATCCCCAGTGGCAGTTGtgtaaaaatggaaaaaacCAATCCCCTATCAACCTGCAAAAACTTAGTGCTGATGTAGAGTTTATCTCGGGGATTCAAAGGAATTATCAACCCGCCAATGCCACCCTTATTAGTAGCGAACATGACATAATG GTAAATTGGACTGAGAATGCAGGGCATATTACAATTAACGGAACACAATACCAACTCGCACAAGGTCATTGGCATTCTCCCTCTGAACACAGAATCAACGGCATAAG GTATGATCTAGAGTTACACATGGTGCATATAAGTTCAGCCGGAAGACTTGCAGTGACTGGAGTTCTATATAAGTTTGGGAGGCCAGATGATGAGTTTATATCAAAG ATAGAAGATGATTTACAGTTGATGGCCGAAAACCAGACCAGGACAAGAGCACTAGGTATTGTTGACCCAGAGGACGTAGCAGGGATAACAGGCCAGAAGTATTTTAGATATAATGGTTCTCTCACAGTTCCTCCTTGCAGTGAAGATGTTCTTTGGACCGTTTTCATTAAAGag GGTAGAACAGCTTCAAGGGAACAAATCAAGTTGCTTCGAGCAGCCGTTAATGGTGCTGGTGAT GAAACATTTGAGAATGCTAGACCGATACAACCAAGAAACGGTCGCCCGGTGAAACTCTATAAAGATCGCGAAGGAAATTGA